A stretch of Caballeronia sp. NK8 DNA encodes these proteins:
- the ald gene encoding alanine dehydrogenase yields MRIGVPKEVKIHEYRVGLTPASVRELTARGHPVVVQAQAGDAIGLTDEQYRLAGAEIVAEAAEVFASADMIVKVKEPQPAECQMLRPGQILYAYLHLAPDPVQTKALVESGAICIAYETITGSGGGLPLLAPMSEVAGRMAVQAGAHFLEIAQGGRGVLLGGVPGVTPGHVAVIGAGVVGTNALQMAVGLGARVTVLDKNVDRLRQLDLVYGNRITTAFSNAQSIEEAVLDADVVIGGVLIPGASAPKLVTREHVAGMRKGAVMVDVAIDQGGCFETSHPTTHADPVFFIDGVVHYCVANMPGGVARTSTFALNHATIGPALMLADKGWKRAMKEDVHLRRGLNVCDGNVTYKAVARDRGYQYVDGESLLDG; encoded by the coding sequence ATGCGTATCGGCGTACCCAAGGAAGTGAAGATCCATGAATATCGCGTCGGACTGACGCCGGCCAGCGTGCGCGAACTCACCGCGCGTGGACATCCGGTCGTGGTGCAGGCGCAAGCCGGCGACGCAATCGGCCTGACCGACGAACAGTACCGGCTGGCGGGCGCGGAGATCGTCGCGGAGGCCGCGGAAGTGTTCGCTTCCGCCGACATGATCGTCAAGGTCAAGGAGCCGCAGCCCGCCGAGTGTCAGATGCTGCGGCCCGGACAGATCCTCTATGCGTATCTGCATCTCGCGCCGGACCCGGTCCAGACGAAGGCGCTCGTAGAGTCCGGGGCGATCTGCATTGCCTACGAGACCATCACCGGGTCGGGCGGCGGACTGCCGCTGCTGGCGCCGATGAGCGAGGTCGCCGGACGCATGGCGGTGCAGGCCGGCGCGCACTTTCTGGAGATCGCCCAGGGCGGGCGCGGCGTCCTGCTCGGGGGCGTGCCTGGCGTGACGCCTGGCCACGTCGCCGTGATCGGCGCGGGCGTGGTTGGCACGAATGCGTTGCAGATGGCGGTCGGACTCGGCGCGCGCGTCACCGTGCTGGACAAGAACGTCGATCGCCTGCGTCAGCTCGATCTGGTTTACGGCAATCGGATCACGACCGCGTTTTCCAACGCGCAGAGCATCGAAGAGGCCGTGCTCGATGCGGATGTCGTGATCGGCGGCGTGCTGATACCGGGTGCATCCGCGCCCAAGCTCGTCACCCGGGAACACGTCGCCGGCATGAGGAAGGGCGCGGTGATGGTCGATGTCGCCATCGATCAGGGTGGCTGCTTCGAGACGTCGCATCCGACCACGCATGCCGATCCCGTCTTCTTCATCGATGGGGTCGTGCACTATTGCGTCGCGAACATGCCGGGAGGCGTGGCGCGCACGTCGACGTTCGCACTGAACCATGCAACGATCGGCCCCGCGCTCATGCTGGCGGACAAGGGCTGGAAGCGTGCGATGAAGGAAGACGTGCATCTTCGCCGCGGACTCAACGTGTGTGACGGGAATGTCACTTACAAGGCGGTGGCGCGCGATCGCGGTTATCAATATGTCGATGGGGAGTCGCTTCTTGATGGGTAG